The nucleotide window CCTGCCCCGTCCCGGTGTCCTCCGGCACGGCCGACGTGGTCGTCGCGTCCGCAGACCGCGGCCGGCAGGGCAGGATGGCCACCATGGTCGAGGTCTGGGCACCCCCGTCGCGGCACACCCCGGTGGACGCGGTGGTCACCCTGCCCGGCTCCAAGTCGCTCACCGCCCGTGCCCTGGTGCTGGCCGCGCTCGCCGCCGGCCCGAGCCGCCTGGTGCGCCCGCTGCGGGCCCGCGACACCGACCTGATGGCCGCCGGGCTCCGGGCGCTCGGCGTCGCGGTCGCCGAGGACGGCGCCGACTGGCTGGTCACCCCCGGCGAGCTGCGCGGCCCGGCCGAGGTCGACGCCGGGCTGGCCGGCACGGTCCTGCGCTTCCTGCCCCCGGTGGCGGCGCTGGCCACCGGCCCGGTCCGGCTGGACGGCGACCCGCGGCTGCGCGACCGGCCGAACGCGGGGCTGATCACCGGCCTGCGCGACCTCGGGGTCCGCATCGACGACGACGGCCGCGGGCGGGCGCCGTTCACCGTGCACGGCACCGGCGCCGTCCGGGGCGGAGCGGTCACCGTCGACGCCAGCGAGTCCAGCCAGGTGGTGTCGGGCCTGCTCCTGGCCGCGGCGCGCTACGACGAGGGCATCACGCTCACGGTGGCCGGCAGCCTGCCCTCGCTCCCCCACGTGGAGATGACGGTGCGCACGCTGACCGAGCACGGCGTGCGGGTCACCGCCGTCGACGGCGGCTGGTCGGTGGCGCCCGGCCCCGTCGCGCCGCTGGACCGGGTGGTCGAGCCCGACCTGTCCAACGCCGCCCCGTTCCTGGCCGCGGCGCTGGTCACCGGCGGCCGGGTCACCGTGCGCGACTGGCCCGCCGACACCACCCAGCCCGGCGCGCAGCTCGACCGGCTGCTCACCGCGATGGGCGCCGACGTCGTCCGCACCGAGGTGGGCCTGCAGGTCACCGGGGGCGACCGAGTCGCCCCCCTGGACGCCGACCTCGGCGAGGTCGGCGAGCTGACCCCGGTGCTGGCCGCGCTGTGCGCCCTGGCCGACGGGCCGTCGCGGCTGACCGGCATCGCCCACCTGCGCGGCCACGAGACCGACCGGCTGCAGGCCCTCGACGAGGTGCTCACCGCCGTCGGCGCCTCGGTCGAGCAGCTGCCCGACGGGCTGGTGGTCACGCCGGGGACGTTGCGCCCGGCGCGGCTGGACTCCTACGCCGACCACCGCATGGTGCACGCCGCGGCGCTGCTCGGGCTGGCGGTCGACGGAGTCGAGGTCACCGACCCGGGCGCGGTGGCCAAGACGCTGCCCGACTTCACCGACCGCTGGGCCGCCCTCGTGGGAGCCGGGCTGCCGGAGGTCGTGGCGTGAGCGGGCGGCGGATGGACAGCCGGTCCGACGAGGACGACGTCCGCGTCCGGGCGTCCCGGCACGGCTCACGGCCGCGCACCCGCACCCGGCCGGCCCACGAGGAGGCCGTGCCCGGGCTGGTGGTCGCAGTCGACCGCGGCCGGATGACGGTGCGCGTGCAGGGGCCGGAGGGCACGCCCGTCGAGGTGACCGCGATGCGCGCCCGGGAGCTGGGCAAGCACGGCGTGGTCGTGGGTGACCGGGTCCGGGTGGTGGGCGACACCTCCGGGCGCACCGACAGCCTGGCCCGCATCGTCACCATCGCCGAGCGGGTCACCTCGCTGCGCCGCACCGCCGACGACACCGACCCCACCGAACGGATCGTGGTGGCCAACGCCGACCAGCTGGTGGTGGTCACCTCGATCGCCGACCCCGAGCCGGCGCTGGGCTTCCTCGACCGCTGCCTGGTCGCCGCCTACGCCGGCGGGCTCACCCCGCTGCTGGTGCTCACGAAGAACGACCTGGCCAGCGCCCAGCCGCTGCTGGACCGCTACGCCGGCCTGGACGTCGACGCGGTGCCGATGTCGCCCGAGGCACCGCTGGAGGACCTGGTGACCCGGCTGCGCGACAAGACGAGCGTGCTGGTCGGGCAGTCCGGCGTGGGCAAGTCCACGCTGTTCAACCGGCTGGTGCCCGGCGCCTTCCGGGCCACCGGCGACGTCAGCAAGATCGGCAAGGGGCGGCACACGTCGTCCTCGGCGGTGCTGCTGGACCTGCCCGGTGGCGGCACGCTCATCGACACCCCCGGGATCCGCTCCTTCGGCCTGGCGCACGTCACCGCCGGCGACGTCCTCGCCGCCTTCGACGACCTGGCCGAGGCCTCGGTCGACTGCCCGCCGATGTGCGGGCACACCACCGAGGACCCCGGCTGCGCCCTCGACCCCTGGGCCGCCGCCGGCCCACCGGCCCGTGCCGAACGCCTGGCCAGCTTCCGCCGCCTGCTCGCCGCCGTCGGCCAGCTCACCCCCGGCCACTGAACAAGAACCCCCTCTCCCGCCACTTCGCAGGCTCACGGCGGGGCCCTGAGAGGGGGCCGAGGGA belongs to Modestobacter sp. L9-4 and includes:
- the aroA gene encoding 3-phosphoshikimate 1-carboxyvinyltransferase, producing MVEVWAPPSRHTPVDAVVTLPGSKSLTARALVLAALAAGPSRLVRPLRARDTDLMAAGLRALGVAVAEDGADWLVTPGELRGPAEVDAGLAGTVLRFLPPVAALATGPVRLDGDPRLRDRPNAGLITGLRDLGVRIDDDGRGRAPFTVHGTGAVRGGAVTVDASESSQVVSGLLLAAARYDEGITLTVAGSLPSLPHVEMTVRTLTEHGVRVTAVDGGWSVAPGPVAPLDRVVEPDLSNAAPFLAAALVTGGRVTVRDWPADTTQPGAQLDRLLTAMGADVVRTEVGLQVTGGDRVAPLDADLGEVGELTPVLAALCALADGPSRLTGIAHLRGHETDRLQALDEVLTAVGASVEQLPDGLVVTPGTLRPARLDSYADHRMVHAAALLGLAVDGVEVTDPGAVAKTLPDFTDRWAALVGAGLPEVVA
- the rsgA gene encoding ribosome small subunit-dependent GTPase A, with product MSGRRMDSRSDEDDVRVRASRHGSRPRTRTRPAHEEAVPGLVVAVDRGRMTVRVQGPEGTPVEVTAMRARELGKHGVVVGDRVRVVGDTSGRTDSLARIVTIAERVTSLRRTADDTDPTERIVVANADQLVVVTSIADPEPALGFLDRCLVAAYAGGLTPLLVLTKNDLASAQPLLDRYAGLDVDAVPMSPEAPLEDLVTRLRDKTSVLVGQSGVGKSTLFNRLVPGAFRATGDVSKIGKGRHTSSSAVLLDLPGGGTLIDTPGIRSFGLAHVTAGDVLAAFDDLAEASVDCPPMCGHTTEDPGCALDPWAAAGPPARAERLASFRRLLAAVGQLTPGH